tttatttaatgAAACCTCTGTGGTGTAAATGATCCTCTAAACCCCCGGAAAAATAGCAGAGCAATAAAGAGTTGAAACACCTGACTCTGCTCTATGGAGTTATATGCCCTTGTAGATTATGGCATAACTTTTTCTGGAGTTTAAAATCTGGAGATGTTTGCACTGTAACCAAACAAAGATGGTTTTCTCTGTACAGCCAAAAGCTCAGTTAAATAGCAGATGTTATTACCTTGTGTTACTGGAAGCAACAGAGGAGATTATGGTAGAGAcagccttctgcagcagcttgtTAAAGCTGGGAAGCAgcgctgctctgctgctgagcttcAGCTTTGCTCTACTGGTGAAGAACAGCATCCGCAAGGCTTGTTATTGTGGGCATCTATAATCTTACTATCTGTAAGCGTCTGGTACGAGCAGCATGGTGTATAAAAACAGGGAAAGCTGTGTCTTGGCAAGCCTGCCTGCGGTCTCTGTTGCTTCGTCCTTCCTTTGCTCGTTCCGTTCAGCCACCAAACTGCTTCAAgtgactgttttctttttttgcctgtagGGCCATGATCGTGGGGTGAACTGGGCCGCCTTCCACCCTACAATGCCACTTATTGTGTCGGGAGCTGATGATCGGCAGGTGAAGATCTGGCGGATGAATGGTAAGAGCATTCTCTAGGGGGAGCCCACAGGGAGAAGGGAGTTAAGAGTTGAAATTTATGTTTGGACATCTGTAGGCTGAACCTTGGAGGTAATTTACACTTTGCAAACATGTCTGTATAGTAGAGTGGTGAATAATCCCAAGCAACATTGGCTTTTGCAATTTGAGGAGAGCTCAGTTCTCTGGCAAACGCTTCTTTTGGTATGTACACATTGCTGAGCAGAAGCTTGTAGGAGTAGAAAAACTTGACTCTGAAGTTTTTTTGAATATGCACCGATGGAATAAGAAAGGGAGATGACTTGAAAGCTAGAAGCCCTCTGTTGGGGATGGTTGTGCTTTTGTCAGCTCAGTCCAGCTCAACTATATACAATTCTTAGCAGCTCTTTAGTAATCTGGCCTAGCTGCCTCTCTCGGGTGGGCTGTGCTAGTGGTTAGAGAGAGATCATAAATGAAAATGGCAGAGAATGGTGTAGTAACTAGTGGCTGATGCAGTTTGCTTTATAATGAAGTGCTTGCTGTACTTCTGCTGTGGCAGAGTTTAACCTGTTTAAGCattattttcctcattcttttccACTTCTGGTTAGAATCAAAGGCCTGGGAGGTTGACACTTGCCGAGGGCATTACAACAACGTCTCGTGCGCTGTCTTTCACCCACGGCAGGAACTAATCCTCAGCAATTCAGAAGACAAGAGCATCCGTGTCTGGGATATGTCTAAACGGTTAGTGCGTGTCAGGCATCTGACTCAATCTTATTATGACAGTTCTTACACGTATGAAAGACCTACAGTTATTCTTAGAGAAACTGAACACTCGCAGTTCTTAAAACATCAGTGCTAGTGTTTGAAAACTTGTGAGCGAGAAGTcatgtatttcacattttctgtccCTTTGAGACATGTTAAGAGCAAGGCTTGTAATTGTCTGAAAGCCAGTGGGAGAGGGCTGACTTGTCTagtgatgctgctgctgaaaatatGTTAAATGAGAATATATTATTTGACAGAAGGCTTTGAATACAGTGTTTTGAACTCTCAGTGGATTCTTTTTGCTGAATGCTAGGGATAGTCTCTATGGCAAAGCTTAGGGTCTTCGTTTTGAGAACTGAAGTTTGCACCAAGGTTTCCATTTAGTTTATATTCCTTATTCATTCTGTTGCGTGTTTAGCACGGGAGTCCAGACCTTTCGGCGTGATCATGATCGCTTTTGGGTATTGGCTGCTCATCCCAACCTCAacctctttgctgcaggtaaaaaaaacccaacgccTACTTGGTGTCTGGCAGGTTGCTTTGAAGAGAAAATGTATTCCGTATAGAAATCCGTATaggatttgcctttttttagcACACTTTGCAGAACACACTGAAGTGCAGATGCTTTTATTGAATGTATCATAGGGAAAAGATCCTTTAGTGGAACACAATCACATTGTATCAGCTCTAGTTCAAAGCTAGAAGAAGATAGCCTCTGCATTAAGTAGCTAAATGCTCTACGGCTGAAGGGATGGGGCAGATCCTAGGGGAACCCACGCTGGAGTATTAATACTTACAGAAACGCGTGAGagtgaagcaaaatatttctagaaGAGTGTCAGAGCTTAGATTTATTAGGAAACCCAGAGCGGGGGGTGTGAGCCCTTAGGAAAGAAGTGGAATCACTTAATTCGGTCAGGCCGAGGAGTAGCAGGTAGGGCTGGCAGTCACTGGTTATGAGTTTTGTTGGCTCTTGGTTTGAAGGGTTCGGTAATATCATCTTCTTAATGAGGAAAACCCACAGGATTTCCTTCCCATGTTTGAGTTCTCGTGTGCTTTTTCTCAGGCCACGACGGTGGAATGATTGTGTTCAAACTGGAGCGTGAGAGGCCTGCGTATGCTGTGCATGGCAACATGCTGTATTATGTGAAGGACCGTTTTCTCCGCCAGCTTGATTTCAACAGTTCAAAAGACGTCGCCGTCATGCAGCTGCGAAGGTAGGAGATGGGTGCTCGTCACCTTACAAGAGGCGTTGCCAGTATCCTGAATCCCTTAGTAGTTTCTCGCTTACAGATATATCGTGTTGTTGTGGTCACATAACCTCAGTTTCAGTTGACTTTTCTGTCAGATGAACTCAGGAAGCCTACAAGAAGTTTTTGGGGGTCAGTTTTTATCTGTGCATAGatagaaaggttttttttaattagttttacGTTTCAAACTGAAATGGCAGCTCTTTCATTTATGAAACACTGATGTTCTTACAGTGTTTCCAAGCTGTTTTGATtcaggaaattaattaaattttctgGTAGtcaatatatttcagaaaaagcatttatcaGAAGATGACTTTTGGTAGAAATAGCCTTGGTCCGCTctaattttctccttcctccatgACTTTTTCTCAGTGGTTCCAAGTTCCCTGTGTTCAATATGTCATACAACCCAGCTGAGAACGCTGTCCTTCTCTGCACAGTAAGTCAGTTCTGCTGATTTCTTAGCACATAATGTGCTAAAAAACTTTCCTCAAGGTTGTGAACGTTGGTTCTGTGAAATCCTATCTCAAAAtgggtttttcccccttctctgcAGAGAGCCAGCAACTTAGAGAACAGTACTTACGACCTATACACCATTCCCAAGGATGCAGACTCCCAGAATCCGGATGGTAGGCACTTCTTATTTCACATTAATCCTTGCGAGTGTTTGCTGCTGTGTAGCTGTCCCCTCCCCCACTCTCCAactgtgtgtatgtttgtgttACATATAAAAAAGCTTCATTTCTCTAAGCCTCTCTTGTTGGactctttctctgtgtttccCAGTGCCCCTGCAGCACACGTCATTTGGCAGGCTTCCTGCTCACTATATCACACTACACTGACTTGAAAAATTCATGTTCATCCCAAACTTTTACTGctacaaatatatattttataatttcgTTATTAGAaactttctgttttcccttttgacGCAGCAGGCAGCCTTCCTGGCTTGTCAACAGAGATGGATTTTAACCAGATATGTTTGGTTCTAAGAGGTTTTATACTCTGAAAAGTGGCTGTAAAAGTGACAATGCCAGGGTGCCAGTAGTCATTCTTCCTCTCGGCAAATTCCAGATCAGTTTTGTGCAATTTACAAGTCAAAAGATgatttagaattatttttttttcctttctcccaacTATGAATTTCATTTGGGATCTGAAACTCCAGCTGGTTCCTCCTGCCTCTGTCGTCACGGcagtaaagattttaaaatgagtgGGAGTGATGAATGAGTTATTCTGGAATCCAGCTCACTTGTTCATAGATTTATTGATTTCTGTGGGTCTAATGAAGGGAGGATTTCTTTGCTGAGTACAGTCAGCATGTGTATTagaagagaggaggagaaagggagtTTTTTAGTAACTCTATTTAGATTAAATGTTACGGAATATGTTTCAAATACTTAGTTTGACTGAAATGTTTAAAGCTGACTTGTGTGGGGGCACCCAGCTTTTAACTGTTTTAAGTGAGGAAAGAGGATATTCTTCTTCCAGAGGAAGGAATGTCAAGGTTTCAGGAAAACCATGCACTTCTAGTGCATTTTCAAGAATAGTGTAAAATTCTACTGGTTGATAAGTATCTTCTCCAGCTAGCTGCTAGGCATGCAACCTTCTGATGATTTCCCAGGGCTATATTGTAGGTATTTAAGAGGTGCCTTGGAATCGTCGTCCTCATGTCCTTCAGATTATTTACCTGACCAGGAAGCTAAGCTTTCTTATCACTCTTTAACAGTCTTCTGGGTAATATATTTCAAACGTTTTTTGCCTGATCTACAGTCAGTGATAAAGGCTTCAAGCCAGTAAAAATGCCGAGTTTTGGGCATTCAGAAAAACAGGTGGAGTTGCCATTGGAAAACCCTGAGTGGAGCAAGGATTTGAATTCAGACAAGTCTTTCTTGTGTTGGGTAGTAAATGAGGGCTGAGGGGTGAGGCAGTTGTGTTTAAGTCACCATTTGTCAGGATGTAAATCTGCCGCAGATGGCTCTATGCTTGGTGTAGTGTGTGTGTCTCCAAAAACGCTCGTGTTGAGCAGCGGGACTGGCGAGAACAGGCTGAGAACtaaagaagattttattttaccaaAACAGCAGCCGCTCTGTCTCTTCATTTCTCtgttcccttctgctgctgcaaaaagccTTCTCCACATCCGAAGCCCATCCTGCAGCActgttctttctgtgctgtctgaCACGCTGTGTTTGTATTAGCATTTTAGAACTGGGAGAACAGCTGCGTGCTGGGGAGAGCGCAGCCTTTCTCCTCCAGCTCGTTATATTGGTTTAcaggggggagagagaaggggggcTTACATTGAAgccgggaccctcgctgctcggtTCGTTTGGCCAGCAAGGCTCTGCTCGTTAGCTTGACAGACGGTGCTGTCGCCCAGGATGGCCCGCTTCAGCGCCAAGCAGTGGCACTGGCGTTCCAGCCAGCCACTTGTGCCTTGGCTGGAGAGAAGGGCTGGCGCTGGCCACGCTGAGATCTGAAAGGACATGGGGGGAGGAAACGAGTCTTGTGCATAGCCTCAGGTTAAACATGAACGAGTAGGAAGCAGCTCCAACAGCCAAGATGGGATCAAACAAGACTGACTAATGTGTTGCCGTAAGAGCCTGCCAGAGGTTTTATTCACTGCCTGCGTTTTGCTCTTCCTAGCCCCTGAAGGGAAACGCTCCTCCGGGCTCACAGCTGTGTGGGTAGCTCGTAACCGCTTTGCAGTCCTGGATCGCATGCACTCGGTAAGGGGACAAGCTTAATAGGGTCATCTTTTTAACGGGGTATGCTGCCATTTGGAAGCATGCAGATGGAAAGCGGGGAGGTTGGGTTAACGGAATTATTGGAGATCCAAGTAGACTGGCAAAGCTTTGTCGGTAGAGAGTGGGCTGCAGACGTACACAAAGAAATATAATACAGTGGAAATGTAATGAGTTGAAATGTTATTTAACTTTTAACGGCAAGTCTCAGCTCAGCGGCTGGAAGCCTGCTACAGCAGGTGAGTTCAGGAATGAAAACGGGCTGGAACAGGACTGTGGAACCACCCAGGTTGCTTTCACAGCATGCAAGTAATGGGGAAATGGTGAAAATACaggttacatttttaataaagctcTTTGTTCTCACTTGTGGAGTGCAgtaggggaaaggaggaggaaagacagTCACGGAAAGTTTTCCCTGCTTGGATTCATTTCATGTGAAGGGAAATTAAGTCTTGCTCTTTGTCCCATGCAGGgtattgtaatttatttatttttgtttttttaaattcacagtgTTTTTTGGCTTAGTAGTTTCAAGTTTATTTCATGGGTATTGTGTTacttctccctgccttccccttctccaCTTGCCGTTCTCCCCTCTCAACTtcctcatttcctttttctatctACACTGTGTTCTCTCTCACTTCTCCCTAATATTTACTTTGTTCGTATGCTCATTGTAGAGAGAACTTGCAAACTGTATCAGCCAGCTAGTAATGACGGCAGTGGGgctgaaaagaaagcatacaCTCTGTCTGCACCTGGCAAACTTGTGGTTGGGTTTTCTAGCAGGATGATGTCTGATCCTGCCATTAGCAAGGCTGCGTCTCTTATTTTGGCCTCTTGTCACTCGGGTTCAGCTATACAAAAAATCTGAGTTAAAATAATCCTGAATTCCTTTGTGGAATCTACCTAACTGGCCCTGTGCTGTTACATTTCCTCACACCAAATGGCAGATCCTAATCAAAAACCTGAAGAATGAGATCACGAAGAAGGTGCAGGTGCCGAACTGTGATGAGATTTTCTATGCTGGCACGGGGAACCTGTTACTGAGAGATGCAGACTCCATCACCCTCTTTGACGTGCAGCAGAAGCGGTAAGATCCAGTCTGCTGGGAAAAGTTTTAATATCGTAATCCTGCTGGCGTATGCCCTCTGGGGACAAGTAATAGCTATTAATGCACTCCAGAATTTAGCATCAGCTGCAGGCTGCGTCAGATTGATCCAAACCACGGCTAACAACTGTTACGAAGAGCAGAATGTAAACATAGCCAAGGTGCAATTTATGCTGCAGGCATGGTGCCATTGATCACAGGGAGATGTGTGCCATACCCTTGTAAATCCTGTGACTACAGAATCGGGGGCTATAAAAGTGAAGAGaaatcaaaaaacccaaactcaatCAAGCTAAGCTTGTCTGATGTCTTGTCCCTTAGGTTTTATATCGGCTCAAAATGCTCTTTTGGCAGCATGTTTGTGCTGGTATATGTGTTGCTAGCCACAAAGAAACGGGCAAGGAGTTGGTGCTTTTGGCCATCTCTGTAGGCTTGAGAAGGTTCTGGATTATCTGCAAATAGATACGGTGTATGTTGATTGCGTATGTCCCAGAATTTGCCTCGTTTCCTAATTTGTATGCCTTTGTCTTTCTAGTATTGTTGGGAAAATTACAAGCGAATTAAACAATGCAGATGTTGCTTGGGAAGACCTTATTTCCCTCGTTCTGTTAAACCTACCCCTAAAAGCCCCTCAGGTCTCTAGGTTTGGAAGTCAGTTGTCACTCAGATGCATTTGTTATTGCACAGGTATGGAGAGAGGTTTGTTTTGCTGCACGGGGCTGCAGAGTCACTCAGTTCTACCTTATGATTTTATAGTCTAGAATGGCAAAAAGGGGCTTCAGAGCATCTGTAAATTGGGTTGGGGCTATTGGGCACGGGTAGTTAACATACAGAGCTTGCTGTGAAGGGGTGTTGTTCACCTCTGATGTCATCACTGTCCTTTGCCAGAACTCTGGCTTCGGTGAAGATCTCCAAGGTGAAATACGTCATCTGGTCGGCTGACATGTCCCACGTAGCTCTGCTTGCTAAGCACGGTAAGCATCGGCGGGGTGCAGCGTTTCTCCTGGATCCTGGTGCACACTAGCTCCTTCCTTGGTTGGGAAGCAGAGTCTCTGCTAGAGAAACCATTCTGCGGCTGATGACACTCACAGTGTGGGTCCTGCCGCTTCGTCTCTCCAGCAGAAACCTTTCTGTAAGCTTGTGAAACAGAGGGTTTCTTGTACTCCTCAGAATGATCCAGCTGATCTTTCATAAAGCAAAGGCAGATGGTGACAGTTTACTTGTGGTTGCCATCATCCACTTAGTGTCTGACACAATATAGTTCCTGTTACTGGGACTATGGAAGAGAGAAGCACATAGTTCAGAGGCAGACGTTTAACAGTAGAGGGTTCCCTAACCTTACTTCTTTCGTCTTTCCCCTCCAGCCATCATGATTTGCAACAGAAAGCTGGAATCGCTGTGTAACATCCATGAAAACATCCGTGTTAAGAGCGGTGCCTGGGATGAAAGTGGTGTTTTCATCTATACCACCAGCAATCACATCAAATATGCTGTCACCACAGGGTAAGTCTGGGGGTCGTGTGCCGAGTCCTTGAGCTGGCAGGCCTTGTGCAGACTGCCACAGGTTTTTCTTTGGCAGACACCAAAGCTGGTTTTTGTGAAACGACACTTTTATTACAGCGTGGATGTACCCAAAGACAGCTAGAGCTAAATACTTGTGTTTGGCTGCTTACCCTGCGCACTGGCATTTCATCACTGGGCTGGATGGCTGCGGTGTTCATCTGGTTGGGGCTTGCTTTTATAATATGGGTTGAAGTAACATGCAGAGTGTTGAGCCTCCTTTGAGACAGGGAACGTAGTCATACAGATGCGTTGTGTTGGCACTTGTCACGTGTGTGCTGTGTGTCGGCATAGGGATCATGGAATTATCCGTACCCTGGACCTGCCCATCTACGTTACCCGTGTGAAGGGGAACAACGTGTACTGCCTGGACAGAGAGTGCCGCCCCAGGGTCCTCACCATTGATCCCACCGAATTCAAATTCAAGCTGGCATTGATCAACAGAAAGTATGATGAGGTGAGGAGACGGGAGAAACCCTGCACTCCTCCTTGATGTGTACCTGAGGGTAAAAAAGGGACCTTTTGGCAGCTCGAATGCCTGGGCCTTTTCTTTGCAGGTGCTGCACATGGTGAGGAATGCTAAGCTTGTGGGCCAGTCCATCATTGCCTACCTGCAGAAGAAGGGCTACCCAGAGGTGGCCCTGCACTTTGTCAAGGATGAGAAGACCCGTTTCAGCCTGGCACTGGAGTGTGGCAACATTGAGGTGAGGTGGCGGGTGGTGCTGTGAGAAAGGCACGTCCTCTGGGGCATCGCTTCCTTTCTGttgccaggaggaggaggattgGGAAGAAGTATTAGTTGGGAGTGATAGAGCTGAGGATGACAGCAACCTGAGGTGCAGGCCTTCAGCTGGGGCCGTGATTTAGTGCAGCGATCCTTGTGATCCCATGTTTTCCATCACTGGCATTATCAACAGAAGCCTGcagagaaaactgctttctgcaAAGCCTTTGTAACCATCTCGGTTCCCTGTTAGATTGCTCTGGAAGCAGCCAAAGCTCTGGATGACAAGAATTGCTGGGAGAAACTGGGAGAagtggcactgctgcagggcaATCACCAGATTGTGGAGATGTGCTACCAGCGCACCAAGAACTTCGATAGGCTCTCCTTCCTCTATCTCATCACTGGCAACCTGGAGAAGCTTCGGAAGATGATGAAGATAGGTGAGTGCCAGGGTGGTGGCAAAGAAGAATGAGGTTAAGAGGATCTGAGTGTCATTCCCAGAGGGAATGAGTGGCTTGGGGGCCAAGAACAGCAAAGctatctactttttttcttctggtttagcTGAGATCCGTAAAGATATGAGTGGCCACTACCAGAATGCCTTGTATCTAGGAGACGTGGCAGAGAGAGTGAGGATCCTGAAGAACTGTGGGCAAAGTGAGTAATATCAGACTAACATACGTCCCTGTGGAGAGAAGCTAGAGAGGTTGTTGAGGTGAACAGGAACTTTTGGAAGCAGATCCGTGTAATCCCTTACCTAAGAAACTGAGTCAGATGAGCAGAAAGTAACCCAAGAGCTAGAATACTGCCTAGGAGACCTGGATCAACTGTAGAGCATATTCAAATGTGTCGTTGCCTGCGCATTCTAGTCCTAAATCCAGTGACACCCTAAAGGTGTGATTCTACACCTTGAGATACTGCTTGTCTTTCCTTTGTGACAGTGTGGCCGTGTGTGCTGGTGtgtaaagttttctttttctaggcAACGAAGAACCTGCGCTTATGTTCGTTACATCTCATTTCAGAGTCCCTGGCCTATCTCACGGCTGCAACTCATGGTCTGGATGAGGAAGCTGAAAGCCTGAAGGAAACATTTGATCCTGAAAAGGAAACGGTTAGCGAACTGACCAATGCTTCCTGAAGTGGGAAGTATTATAGTTTGGGAAGAAGGTGACAGTGGGATCTGGTGTTAGTGTGACTGGCTAGGCAGCTCCTTTCTGGCAGGGAGGAACCAGCTCCGTTCCAGTCGCTGCTTATCAGCCTTGAGACTGTCTGTGCTGCTTGGAGGTAGTAGGTCAAAGAATGGCGTTGTCCTTATGTGgcctttgttttctgctcagGTCCCAGAAATTGATCACAatgcaaagctgctgcagcctcctgctcccgTCATGCCTCTGGATACCAACTGGCCCTTGCTGACTGTCTCCAAGGGGTTCTTCGAAGGAACCATTGCTAGCAAAGGTATTGCTTTGTGCCTGGAAAGTTGCATTAAGCTGGGATATGCAGAATGGAGATACTTGTTTCCGTGGCTCCTGAACTGTTGCCGTTAATCTCAGAGCTGTTGTGTGTTAGTAGCAGTTAGTTGGAATCCAGCTTGGGATTTACACCACCTTTGGCAGATCTTTCAGATCTTTGGCCTTCTAGCACAGGATGGGACTTGACAATGGGAGGGGAGGGTGCTGGCTTGATATCATTCTTCGCTTAACACCTGACCTGCTCAGAGGTGAATAAATGAAGGATCCTGCCCTTTTTGCAGGCAAGGGGGGTGCCTTGGCTGCTGATATTGATATCGACACTGTTGGCACCGAAGGCTGGGGAGAAGATGCAGAGTTGCAGCTGGATGAAGGTGGGTGAATCTGTGagtttttcttgcagaagtGTAAGTGTGTGCCTGTGTAAGAGCTCTGACTATTTCCCCCCTGCTGCCTCCATGCAGATGGCTTTGTGGATGCTGGAGAGGGCTTTGGAGAGGAAGGACTAGGTAAAGGACAGGAAGAAGGAGGTGGATGGGAAGTTGAAGAAGATTTGGATCTTCCCCCTGAACTGGTAGGAGGCTTCTTAAGTAGTCCAGTGtagttacttgggaaggcaaTGACAGCTTGTGGTGATGGTGGAAATGTGTTCTGGGCTTCTTCGGAGACTTGGTCACGACAGCTGTGGCCAGCTCTGATTTCATTTGGGTGCTAGAAACTTCCACACTAATCGTAGTGCTGTGTGTTCCCCCAGGATGTTCCTGCAGGTCctgcaggaacagcagaggATGGATTCTTTGTGCCACCCACCAAGggcaccagcccagctcaggTAATGGCACAAGTCTTTGCCTTTCTCAGAAGCTTTCTGCTTTGCCGCTGCTTCTTTTGGGTTCAGTCCTTGTTAGCACTGATCTATGAGCACAAAGTAGGAACTTAAGGGGGAGTTAGGGGTGATGAGAGTAGGTAAGACAGATGTGTGCACGTACACAGTTCCTCTTGTGTATGTTTCCCTTCTGTTCTTGTAGGTGTGGTGTAACAATTCTCAGCTTCCTGTTGACCACATTCTGGCAGGCTCCTTTGAGACAGCAATGAGAGTAAGTTTCCCCTGGAGTTTCTAGGGAACAGGCCCCTTTGTCCCCATGTATTTTTATCTCTGATCTAGTCTGAAGCTTCATTTTGTGTCCTTTTGTGAATCATTTTGTGCATTGTTTTCTCTGAGTATAAAATAAGAGGTGCTGTGAACCCGAGTGATAGCTGTGTGGCTTTTGTACAGCCCTGGACATCTTTTACTCAGCAGATCAATGCTTCTCTTTCAGCTCCTCCATGACCAGGTAGGAGTAACAAACTTCGGTCCCTACAAGCAGCTGTTCCTGCAGACCTATGCCCGTGGCCGTACGACCTACCAAGCCCTGCCATGTCTCCCTACCATGTATGGATACCCACATCGCAACTGGTAAGCAACTGGGTTAGctccttttctgtgcttttttccttgtgttgtATACCTCCCAGATCCTTCTTGACAGTTGTAGCCAGAAACGTCCCTCCCACTGTGAAGGGAGGAGCCTTCCTCTTTGCTGGGTATAAACAGGGAGCGTTCTGACTTTACTGGGatttttctgctgcc
The sequence above is drawn from the Falco naumanni isolate bFalNau1 chromosome 20, bFalNau1.pat, whole genome shotgun sequence genome and encodes:
- the COPA gene encoding coatomer subunit alpha, whose translation is MLTKFETKSARVKGLSFHPKRPWILTSLHNGVIQLWDYRMCTLIDKFDEHDGPVRGIDFHKQQPLFVSGGDDYKIKVWNYKLRRCLFTLLGHLDYIRTTFFHHEYPWILSASDDQTIRVWNWQSRTCVCVLTGHNHYVMCAQFHPSEDLVVSASLDQTVRVWDISGLRKKNLSPGAVESDVRGITGVDLFGTTDAVVKHVLEGHDRGVNWAAFHPTMPLIVSGADDRQVKIWRMNESKAWEVDTCRGHYNNVSCAVFHPRQELILSNSEDKSIRVWDMSKRTGVQTFRRDHDRFWVLAAHPNLNLFAAGHDGGMIVFKLERERPAYAVHGNMLYYVKDRFLRQLDFNSSKDVAVMQLRSGSKFPVFNMSYNPAENAVLLCTRASNLENSTYDLYTIPKDADSQNPDAPEGKRSSGLTAVWVARNRFAVLDRMHSILIKNLKNEITKKVQVPNCDEIFYAGTGNLLLRDADSITLFDVQQKRTLASVKISKVKYVIWSADMSHVALLAKHAIMICNRKLESLCNIHENIRVKSGAWDESGVFIYTTSNHIKYAVTTGDHGIIRTLDLPIYVTRVKGNNVYCLDRECRPRVLTIDPTEFKFKLALINRKYDEVLHMVRNAKLVGQSIIAYLQKKGYPEVALHFVKDEKTRFSLALECGNIEIALEAAKALDDKNCWEKLGEVALLQGNHQIVEMCYQRTKNFDRLSFLYLITGNLEKLRKMMKIAEIRKDMSGHYQNALYLGDVAERVRILKNCGQKSLAYLTAATHGLDEEAESLKETFDPEKETVPEIDHNAKLLQPPAPVMPLDTNWPLLTVSKGFFEGTIASKGKGGALAADIDIDTVGTEGWGEDAELQLDEDGFVDAGEGFGEEGLGKGQEEGGGWEVEEDLDLPPELDVPAGPAGTAEDGFFVPPTKGTSPAQVWCNNSQLPVDHILAGSFETAMRLLHDQVGVTNFGPYKQLFLQTYARGRTTYQALPCLPTMYGYPHRNWKEAGLKNALPAVGLKLNDLIQRLQLCYQLTTAGKFEEAVEKFRSILLSVPLLVVDNKQEIAEAQQLIAICREYIVGLSMEIERKKLPKETLEQQKRICEMAAYFTHSNLQPVHMILVLRTALNLFFKLKNFKTAATFARRLLELGPKPEVAQQTRKILSACEKNPTDTYQLNYDMHNPFDICAASYRPIYRGKPVEKCPLSGACYCPEFHGQICRVTTVTEIGKDVIGLRISPLQFR